The following coding sequences lie in one Candidatus Aramenus sp. CH1 genomic window:
- a CDS encoding TRASH domain-containing protein — protein sequence MDKETDEVRLTDLEYRVLQILREDARTPGSKIAKQLGISRVTISRVVRSLKQKGVKFEARLNEEELVAVVTSDSCLSEECFKVITGEFVSIVRGHDLSEIEKKLEGARPLSVILGRTLGKRVVRESLRCDYCGGKIEGEPITYKLGRKTYYACCRACYEGLREKLQRRSAS from the coding sequence ATGGATAAAGAAACAGATGAGGTCAGACTCACCGACTTGGAGTACAGGGTACTCCAGATACTCAGGGAGGACGCCAGGACTCCTGGCTCTAAGATAGCAAAGCAACTTGGGATAAGCAGAGTCACGATCTCCAGGGTAGTGAGATCGCTGAAGCAAAAGGGGGTGAAGTTCGAGGCCAGGCTGAACGAGGAAGAGCTGGTGGCAGTGGTCACTTCAGACTCCTGCCTGTCGGAGGAGTGCTTCAAGGTCATAACCGGGGAGTTCGTCTCCATAGTGAGGGGGCATGACCTTTCTGAGATAGAGAAAAAGCTTGAAGGGGCAAGGCCACTCTCCGTAATCCTAGGGCGCACGCTAGGCAAGAGGGTGGTGAGGGAGTCCCTCCGTTGCGACTACTGTGGAGGGAAAATAGAAGGAGAACCAATTACCTATAAGCTGGGGAGGAAGACGTATTACGCTTGCTGTAGGGCTTGCTACGAGGGGTTAAGGGAAAAGCTACAGAGGAGATCAGCCAGTTAG
- a CDS encoding class I SAM-dependent methyltransferase, with protein MHRRRPLGVEVEGFPACDVGCGSGQNCLGLKGFVVCLDFAERQLLEARKRGCQYLVQADMEHMPFREGAFLTLMYIASLHHLPEPSRALEEAKRTLKEGGKVIATVWLVQPRFLFRRNALVKSRVNGRVVYRFYHFFLPWELCRLFREESFSVEECRNYRVRSVLPNNTLCVATKK; from the coding sequence GTGCACAGGAGGAGGCCCCTGGGCGTAGAGGTAGAGGGGTTCCCCGCGTGCGACGTAGGCTGTGGCTCCGGGCAGAACTGTTTAGGGCTGAAGGGGTTTGTGGTGTGCCTCGACTTCGCCGAGAGGCAACTCCTCGAGGCGAGGAAGAGGGGTTGCCAGTACCTAGTACAAGCAGACATGGAGCACATGCCCTTCAGGGAGGGCGCCTTCCTTACGCTCATGTACATAGCGTCCTTACACCACTTACCGGAGCCCTCAAGGGCGTTGGAGGAGGCAAAGAGGACCTTGAAGGAGGGGGGAAAGGTAATAGCCACGGTCTGGCTAGTCCAACCGAGGTTCCTCTTCAGGAGGAATGCGTTGGTGAAGTCCAGGGTAAACGGGAGGGTGGTCTACCGCTTCTACCACTTCTTCCTCCCCTGGGAGCTCTGCAGGCTCTTCAGGGAGGAGAGCTTTTCCGTGGAGGAGTGCAGGAACTACAGGGTAAGGTCAGTCCTACCTAACAACACCTTGTGCGTTGCGACCAAGAAGTAA
- a CDS encoding molybdopterin-dependent oxidoreductase → MMIACTRDCYDTCIFDEEYRPLKLFPVNGFTCSRGIADLKRNFRNRVGSPMVEGKEVSLEEALDYVAKVIKGIDDKSKIIHVDYDGNQGLLTWYYPARLWNVLGASSTDYSICSLEGHEAIKTVYGTSFGALPEDFAKFKAVVFWGSEAAISFVHGWALLRDKYKVSVDVRLSETAKRSDKYVIVKPGTDVFLAIGVLKVLHARGAIKGVPNLEFYDLDHLSRVTGVPVEEMEELADVYQEMRPLTVIGFALGRSVNGGYAISVISQIPHYLGIDRGFFYSNSQGLGIDFSYLRGIHLAKPSKVVSMAEVGARVKEFKLIFVWNANPVISLPGGNLIREAVEEGEVTLVVHDPFWSETAKVANAVIPAPTFLEKEDVVYSYWHQYLVYNEPILPKKGVSEVKLMGMLARKLGVSHPLLEEDPWTALEVALKGTGVTVEELKREKVVKLSPKVEYRFKPLIPTPSMLEVPEGDTLVYSAHPNYTNSQFKEVYGDRTAVVYNSRYEGEGYLVTEAGKVKVTFKREQGVPSGVYFLFKSSLKNSEGISVNAVVSPKRGKFGGPILNVKVRVKV, encoded by the coding sequence ATCATGATAGCGTGTACTAGGGACTGCTACGATACGTGCATATTCGACGAGGAGTATAGGCCCTTGAAGCTGTTCCCAGTCAACGGCTTCACCTGCTCTAGGGGTATCGCGGACCTAAAGAGGAACTTCAGGAACAGGGTAGGTTCGCCAATGGTGGAGGGCAAGGAGGTCTCCTTAGAGGAGGCCCTGGACTACGTGGCAAAGGTAATCAAGGGCATAGACGACAAGTCCAAGATCATCCACGTGGACTACGATGGGAACCAAGGGCTCCTCACTTGGTACTACCCAGCTAGGCTCTGGAACGTCTTGGGGGCGAGCAGTACAGACTATTCTATCTGTAGTCTAGAGGGACACGAAGCAATTAAGACAGTATACGGGACTAGTTTCGGGGCTCTCCCAGAGGACTTCGCCAAGTTCAAGGCAGTGGTGTTCTGGGGGAGCGAGGCTGCGATAAGCTTCGTACACGGGTGGGCGTTGCTCAGAGACAAGTATAAGGTCTCGGTGGACGTCAGGCTGAGCGAGACGGCGAAGAGGAGCGACAAGTACGTCATAGTCAAGCCAGGGACTGACGTCTTCTTGGCCATAGGCGTGCTAAAGGTGCTCCATGCTAGGGGGGCCATCAAGGGAGTGCCCAACTTGGAGTTCTACGACCTAGACCACCTGTCCAGGGTCACTGGAGTCCCAGTGGAGGAGATGGAAGAGCTTGCCGACGTGTACCAGGAGATGAGGCCCTTGACCGTAATTGGCTTCGCCTTGGGCAGGAGCGTCAACGGGGGGTACGCAATAAGCGTGATCTCCCAGATCCCCCACTACCTAGGCATAGATAGGGGGTTCTTCTACTCCAACAGCCAAGGCCTAGGCATAGACTTCAGCTACTTGAGGGGGATACACTTGGCGAAGCCGTCAAAGGTAGTGAGCATGGCAGAAGTGGGGGCGAGGGTAAAGGAGTTCAAACTCATCTTTGTGTGGAACGCTAACCCCGTGATCTCCCTGCCCGGGGGCAACTTGATAAGGGAGGCGGTAGAGGAGGGCGAGGTCACCTTAGTAGTCCACGACCCGTTCTGGTCCGAGACAGCCAAGGTAGCCAATGCTGTCATCCCAGCCCCTACCTTCCTAGAGAAGGAGGACGTGGTGTACAGTTACTGGCATCAGTACTTAGTCTACAACGAGCCTATCCTCCCCAAGAAGGGAGTAAGCGAGGTGAAACTCATGGGGATGCTGGCTAGGAAGCTCGGGGTCTCCCATCCACTCCTAGAGGAAGACCCCTGGACGGCGCTCGAGGTGGCGTTGAAGGGCACTGGGGTCACGGTGGAGGAGCTCAAGAGGGAGAAAGTGGTAAAGCTCTCCCCAAAGGTCGAGTACCGCTTCAAGCCTCTCATACCAACTCCCTCGATGCTGGAGGTACCGGAAGGCGACACCTTGGTCTACTCAGCCCACCCCAACTACACCAACAGTCAGTTCAAGGAGGTCTACGGAGATAGGACTGCAGTTGTCTACAACTCTAGATACGAGGGGGAGGGCTACTTAGTCACGGAGGCGGGGAAGGTTAAGGTCACGTTCAAAAGGGAACAAGGAGTCCCCAGCGGAGTTTACTTCCTGTTCAAGTCCTCGCTCAAGAACAGCGAAGGAATTTCAGTTAACGCGGTAGTCTCGCCGAAAAGGGGGAAGTTTGGTGGCCCTATCCTTAACGTCAAGGTGAGGGTAAAGGTGTAA
- a CDS encoding DUF2299 family protein: MESQPGFMDNKIREWLQSLGYSVSNHPQAKEPFNVVVSPPQGGPVLNVIRPTPEGRFYVITMGIGIHPMHQNALRDMKEKERREFLSELKYDLLKMGVDFAFLPVNQETPQIVQVSRLVLSELLTPNEFLNSFFVVRNAGLLVILKISDKFGNVAPPQPYRYI; the protein is encoded by the coding sequence ATGGAATCGCAACCAGGGTTTATGGACAACAAGATAAGGGAATGGCTACAGTCCCTAGGGTACTCCGTGAGCAACCATCCCCAAGCTAAGGAACCGTTCAACGTGGTAGTTTCCCCTCCCCAAGGGGGACCAGTACTAAACGTGATAAGGCCGACGCCTGAGGGGAGGTTCTACGTCATCACCATGGGCATAGGCATCCACCCAATGCACCAGAACGCCTTGAGGGACATGAAGGAGAAAGAGAGGAGGGAGTTCCTGAGCGAGCTGAAGTACGACCTCCTAAAGATGGGGGTGGACTTCGCCTTCCTCCCAGTGAACCAGGAGACCCCGCAGATAGTCCAAGTGTCAAGGCTCGTCCTATCGGAGTTGTTGACGCCAAACGAGTTCTTGAACTCCTTCTTCGTCGTGAGGAACGCTGGCCTACTCGTGATACTCAAGATCTCCGATAAGTTCGGCAACGTGGCTCCACCTCAGCCCTATAGGTATATATGA
- a CDS encoding MFS transporter, protein MNYGWKNVIVSGMGVFTDGYNLYSISLASYFIVLSLSLSKLELGVMIAGSYYGAAVAAIAFGFLADKLGRKKLYGIDVTLMGIGAIAQAFSQNFPELLVSRLILGMGIGADYVLSPVIVAENAPAKSRGKMMVITFAVMWGLGAVLAAFVEQVVLMVHLPYDVIWRLVLGFGAVPALSVVALRRKIYETLMFLSRVKPVKGELRKVERELGQPVKVERDTLPFAKRLASSMAFIVASAVLWLLYDIYSSTFAIYGPITIAQNLGLSPIAFTYVAQFLAGIPGQLICIALIDRIGRRPLIVTGYAGVSLWLFMYALLLLKPGLFGVSLYNGELAGFGAELGFTFYLLNYLFSAMGPASIIGSAMVTPELVPTKVRGTGQSITVGVDRLAAALNISAFPELVSSLGLGLMVGIFSGIALLSSVITILFIPEVKGKPLEVWESEQNKQGS, encoded by the coding sequence ATGAATTACGGCTGGAAGAACGTCATCGTTTCAGGGATGGGCGTCTTCACCGATGGCTACAACCTCTACTCCATTTCCCTCGCTTCCTACTTCATTGTCCTCTCCTTATCGCTGAGCAAACTGGAGCTCGGCGTAATGATAGCTGGGAGCTACTACGGGGCTGCAGTAGCCGCAATAGCCTTTGGTTTCCTGGCAGACAAGCTGGGGAGGAAGAAGCTCTACGGCATAGACGTGACCTTAATGGGGATTGGTGCAATCGCACAGGCCTTTTCCCAGAACTTCCCGGAGCTCCTCGTCTCTAGGCTGATCTTGGGCATGGGGATAGGCGCAGACTACGTCCTCTCGCCGGTAATAGTTGCCGAGAACGCTCCTGCAAAGAGCAGGGGGAAGATGATGGTCATAACCTTTGCCGTTATGTGGGGCCTCGGGGCAGTCCTCGCGGCCTTCGTGGAGCAGGTAGTGCTGATGGTCCACCTTCCATACGACGTCATTTGGAGGCTAGTGTTGGGATTTGGGGCGGTCCCTGCACTGTCGGTGGTCGCCCTGAGGAGGAAGATCTACGAGACCTTGATGTTTCTCTCTAGAGTGAAGCCTGTGAAGGGAGAGCTCAGGAAGGTTGAGAGGGAGCTCGGGCAGCCTGTGAAGGTTGAGAGAGACACGTTGCCCTTCGCCAAGAGGCTAGCCTCTTCCATGGCCTTCATCGTCGCGTCTGCTGTGCTCTGGTTGCTCTACGACATCTACTCCTCCACATTCGCCATTTATGGTCCCATAACCATAGCCCAGAACCTAGGGCTCAGCCCCATAGCCTTCACCTACGTAGCCCAGTTCCTGGCTGGGATACCAGGACAGCTCATATGCATAGCTTTGATAGACAGGATAGGCAGAAGGCCTTTGATAGTAACAGGCTACGCGGGAGTCTCTCTATGGCTCTTCATGTACGCCCTCCTCCTGCTGAAGCCCGGGCTGTTCGGCGTCTCGCTGTACAATGGCGAGCTAGCAGGGTTTGGGGCGGAGCTGGGGTTCACCTTCTACCTCCTCAACTACCTCTTCTCTGCAATGGGCCCTGCGTCTATAATTGGGTCTGCGATGGTAACCCCTGAGCTAGTGCCCACCAAGGTCAGAGGTACCGGCCAGTCCATCACCGTGGGAGTGGACAGACTAGCCGCTGCCCTCAACATATCAGCCTTCCCTGAGCTCGTCAGTAGCTTGGGCCTAGGCTTGATGGTCGGAATTTTCTCCGGAATTGCGTTATTATCAAGTGTAATAACAATACTATTCATCCCAGAGGTAAAGGGCAAGCCCCTAGAGGTCTGGGAGTCGGAGCAGAACAAACAAGGATCCTAG
- the queC gene encoding 7-cyano-7-deazaguanine synthase QueC, whose amino-acid sequence MCSVSGVILLEGADYKQAERKLARILAKAEDRGRDSFGVVAINMDGSVNVVKSLGRPSTQEEKLRGILSEDTFVVVANNRAEPTTEYVRQKTQEDIQPFVGERYVVTHNGIIANDQELEVKYKLTRKTKIDSAVIPPLLDKAWDGSLEGLRKLLSEVRGSFAFIIADRKRPDRIFIAQNFKPVYMAYDVSLNAVFFSSLDDYFEVGPFDPVNVTKLKPYSVVEVTKQKEFTELPLLEQKRKRALVIASGGLDSTVAATKLLREGYEVTLLHFNYRHKAEEREREAVRKIAEYLHVPLIELDTELFRVIGNSTLLKGGGEIVKDRNGEEGAEFAHEWVPARNSIFLTVALGIAEAQGYDAVAAGINLEESGAYPDNEMELMRLFNRLSPYVTGPNKKVEVLMPVGNLVKHEIVRLGVEIGAPLHLTWSCYEGGEKHCGKCGPCYMRKTAFRINGLKDPVEYES is encoded by the coding sequence TTGTGTAGCGTTAGTGGAGTTATCTTATTGGAAGGAGCAGACTACAAGCAAGCGGAGAGGAAGCTAGCTAGGATCCTAGCCAAGGCTGAGGACAGGGGAAGGGACAGCTTTGGGGTAGTGGCCATAAACATGGACGGGTCAGTCAACGTTGTGAAGTCCCTCGGTAGGCCCTCCACTCAGGAGGAGAAGCTTAGGGGTATTTTGAGCGAGGACACCTTCGTGGTGGTGGCTAACAACAGGGCAGAGCCCACTACAGAGTACGTCAGACAGAAGACCCAAGAAGACATCCAGCCATTCGTGGGGGAGAGGTACGTAGTAACGCACAACGGAATAATAGCCAACGACCAAGAGCTCGAGGTAAAGTACAAGCTCACTAGGAAGACCAAAATCGATTCAGCCGTAATCCCCCCACTCCTAGATAAGGCTTGGGACGGAAGCTTGGAGGGCCTCAGGAAGTTGCTCTCCGAGGTAAGGGGGAGCTTCGCCTTCATTATCGCTGACAGGAAGAGGCCTGACAGGATCTTCATAGCCCAGAACTTCAAGCCAGTCTACATGGCGTACGACGTCTCCTTAAACGCGGTGTTCTTTTCCTCGCTTGACGACTACTTCGAGGTGGGTCCCTTCGACCCAGTCAACGTCACAAAGCTGAAGCCCTACAGCGTAGTGGAGGTGACTAAGCAGAAGGAGTTCACGGAGTTGCCCCTCCTTGAACAAAAGAGGAAGAGGGCGCTGGTAATAGCCAGCGGGGGCCTCGACTCAACGGTAGCAGCTACAAAGCTCCTGAGGGAAGGGTACGAAGTGACGTTGCTACACTTCAACTACAGACACAAGGCCGAGGAGAGGGAGAGGGAGGCAGTGAGGAAGATAGCCGAGTACCTCCACGTCCCCTTAATAGAGCTCGACACGGAGCTCTTCAGGGTAATTGGGAACTCCACCCTGCTGAAGGGAGGAGGGGAGATAGTGAAGGACAGGAACGGGGAGGAAGGAGCCGAGTTCGCCCACGAGTGGGTCCCCGCAAGGAACTCAATATTCCTCACCGTCGCTTTGGGCATAGCTGAGGCTCAAGGCTACGACGCAGTTGCAGCTGGGATAAACTTGGAGGAGTCCGGGGCCTACCCGGACAACGAGATGGAGCTCATGAGGCTCTTCAACAGGCTCTCCCCCTACGTCACTGGGCCCAACAAGAAGGTGGAAGTGTTAATGCCAGTGGGGAACTTGGTGAAGCACGAGATAGTGAGGCTTGGGGTGGAGATAGGGGCACCCCTCCACTTGACTTGGAGCTGTTACGAGGGAGGGGAGAAGCACTGCGGTAAGTGTGGGCCATGCTATATGAGGAAGACAGCCTTCAGGATAAACGGGCTCAAGGACCCAGTGGAATACGAGAGCTAG
- a CDS encoding 2-keto-4-pentenoate hydratase: protein MDRAEAILEAYKQRKAIDPFPLTEEEAKEVGKKFAEALVSMEGLGGYKIAKGGIVGVLTKKMITTKDEVELWFPTHKLEVEIIALVKGGNVEKTFLGLELPATRFKTWDLGREYVIADDAFAGRLYVGKEVNPPFGTFKLIVNGKFVVEGAPTYSPREVVKPYMEGYVALGAFIGPLKLSKGDVIRVEGKKTINVRVV, encoded by the coding sequence ATGGACAGGGCTGAAGCAATCCTCGAGGCGTACAAACAGAGGAAGGCAATAGACCCCTTCCCCCTGACGGAGGAGGAAGCAAAGGAGGTGGGGAAGAAGTTCGCCGAGGCTTTGGTGTCAATGGAGGGGCTTGGGGGCTACAAGATAGCCAAGGGCGGGATAGTTGGAGTGCTCACCAAGAAGATGATAACCACTAAGGACGAGGTCGAGCTGTGGTTTCCCACGCACAAGCTTGAGGTAGAGATAATAGCACTAGTCAAGGGAGGAAATGTGGAGAAGACCTTCCTGGGATTGGAGCTCCCAGCTACCAGGTTCAAGACTTGGGATCTAGGGAGGGAGTACGTCATAGCGGACGACGCTTTTGCCGGTAGGCTCTACGTGGGCAAGGAGGTCAACCCTCCCTTTGGGACGTTCAAGCTAATAGTGAACGGTAAGTTCGTGGTGGAGGGAGCGCCAACCTATTCTCCCAGGGAAGTGGTAAAACCTTACATGGAAGGTTATGTGGCGTTGGGCGCTTTCATCGGTCCCCTTAAGCTGAGCAAGGGGGACGTGATAAGAGTGGAGGGTAAAAAGACAATTAACGTGAGGGTGGTCTAG
- a CDS encoding MFS transporter has product MIKRDTRWMYSALFFGVASGPLSTLVTLEILGLGGNSIDVAYAITLSNVVLIPASMLWGMMADRFNLRKLIVLGFVASTLSLLAMSFSRTIVAITSLYALFTFFSVSYSTPMNLLVMETSEKAKWAYNFSRLSMLSSIGSLAGFVISTVAVNFLRIFQIFLVLTGFGLLAVTTSLVYTPKSIIGIERTSIVHHKESFMTRLKMLPLIFLHIPSIHHFKMFKLSRLTKKPINYLPLLYLAIFIFYVSSGLFNTVYPVGLYQEGLDKSVVLGIITEGMLVQIVSFHLAGKVLEKFDERETAFRALVLRGSSYVVMGASTVFPELLFSINAVFYPLAAGLAFSLYYSASNTLIFKAVGERRQGTGLGVYSTLVGIALFLGSLLSGYVSHYLKFATDFAVAGVLLFVSAWLFKYIEEG; this is encoded by the coding sequence GTGATAAAAAGAGACACGAGGTGGATGTACTCCGCCCTTTTCTTCGGAGTCGCCAGCGGGCCCCTATCTACCTTAGTGACCCTGGAGATCTTGGGCCTTGGCGGGAACTCCATTGACGTTGCCTACGCCATCACCCTATCAAACGTGGTGTTAATACCTGCATCCATGCTCTGGGGGATGATGGCGGACAGGTTCAACTTGAGGAAGCTCATAGTCCTTGGCTTCGTCGCCTCCACCTTGTCCCTCCTGGCAATGTCCTTCTCTAGGACGATAGTGGCGATAACCTCACTGTATGCTCTCTTCACGTTCTTCAGCGTGTCCTACTCTACGCCAATGAACTTGTTGGTGATGGAGACGAGCGAGAAGGCCAAGTGGGCCTACAACTTCTCAAGGCTCTCCATGCTCTCGTCCATAGGTTCCCTCGCTGGGTTCGTGATCTCCACGGTTGCGGTGAACTTTCTCAGGATATTCCAGATATTCCTGGTGCTCACTGGCTTCGGACTCCTGGCAGTGACTACGTCGTTGGTCTACACGCCTAAATCGATCATAGGGATAGAGAGGACGAGCATAGTCCACCACAAGGAGTCCTTCATGACGAGGCTGAAGATGCTCCCCTTAATCTTCCTCCACATACCCTCAATACACCACTTTAAGATGTTCAAGCTCTCCAGGCTTACCAAGAAGCCCATAAACTACCTGCCTCTACTTTACTTGGCAATATTCATATTCTACGTGTCCAGCGGGCTCTTCAACACTGTGTACCCCGTAGGGCTGTACCAAGAGGGATTGGACAAGTCTGTGGTGTTGGGGATAATAACGGAGGGTATGCTAGTGCAGATCGTTTCCTTTCACTTAGCGGGAAAGGTGCTGGAGAAGTTCGACGAGAGAGAAACGGCTTTTAGGGCATTGGTGTTGAGGGGGTCGAGCTATGTGGTTATGGGCGCGTCGACCGTGTTTCCTGAGTTGCTCTTTTCCATCAACGCCGTGTTTTACCCCCTGGCGGCGGGACTAGCCTTCTCCCTGTACTATTCCGCCTCGAACACCTTGATATTCAAGGCAGTCGGGGAGAGGAGGCAGGGGACTGGCTTGGGCGTCTACAGCACTCTAGTGGGGATAGCCCTCTTCTTGGGCTCCCTGCTGTCCGGCTACGTCTCCCACTACCTCAAGTTCGCGACAGACTTCGCCGTAGCTGGTGTCCTCCTCTTCGTTTCTGCGTGGCTGTTCAAGTACATAGAGGAGGGATGA
- a CDS encoding YHS domain-containing protein: protein MIDPVCGMEVDETSQYKTMYKAKVYYFCSAHCKRAFEKDPERYLREGPKGMPTE, encoded by the coding sequence ATGATAGACCCGGTATGCGGAATGGAGGTGGACGAGACCTCTCAGTACAAGACCATGTACAAGGCCAAAGTGTACTACTTCTGCAGTGCCCATTGTAAGAGGGCGTTTGAGAAGGACCCCGAGAGGTACTTGAGGGAAGGGCCAAAGGGAATGCCCACGGAATGA
- a CDS encoding prolyl oligopeptidase family serine peptidase, with product MISLVLHGKGSSPNKVTWLSDPLKEFGQVLVPPFDYEVGEGVERASSLSFDLIAGHSRGGTIALVVGALKGKPVIAVSAPTDRVKQLEYLSTFPEGTLQHRTYLDLSKVPREELVKYSPINYADKLKKVLLIHGKNDEVVLPSHSVELCERVKENGGDCELHLLEMRHSPPAHAFKEIKEIIVKWVRIQFY from the coding sequence ATGATCTCCCTAGTACTCCACGGTAAGGGCTCATCCCCGAACAAGGTGACGTGGTTAAGTGACCCCCTCAAGGAGTTCGGGCAGGTCTTGGTACCGCCCTTCGACTACGAGGTGGGGGAGGGGGTTGAGAGGGCGTCAAGCCTCTCCTTCGACTTGATAGCGGGGCACTCAAGGGGAGGAACCATAGCCTTGGTCGTGGGCGCCCTCAAGGGCAAGCCGGTGATAGCAGTCTCCGCCCCCACTGACCGGGTGAAACAGCTCGAGTACCTCTCTACTTTCCCCGAGGGCACGCTACAGCACAGAACCTACCTAGACTTGAGCAAGGTACCTAGGGAGGAACTAGTGAAGTACTCGCCAATAAATTACGCCGACAAGCTCAAGAAGGTTCTGCTCATCCACGGCAAGAACGACGAGGTAGTACTCCCCTCGCACAGCGTTGAGCTATGCGAGAGGGTAAAGGAGAACGGGGGAGACTGCGAGCTCCACCTCCTGGAGATGAGGCACTCCCCTCCAGCCCACGCGTTCAAGGAGATCAAGGAGATAATAGTTAAGTGGGTAAGGATTCAGTTTTATTAA